From Leptospira kirschneri serovar Cynopteri str. 3522 CT, one genomic window encodes:
- a CDS encoding glycosyltransferase family 2 protein codes for MKVSIVIPCYNEKNTIRNILETVKKVPIKNKEIILVDDCSKDGTRDLLQSPAFKKLANQIIFHEVNQGKGAALRTGFKSATGDIVIVQDADLEYDPFEIPEVIDPIYKGKADVVFGSRFLGGRPHRVVYYWHRLGNMVLTTLSNMFTNINLTDMETCYKAFRREIIQSIDIKENRFGFEPEITAKVAKIPDIRIFEVGISYYGRTYAEGKKIGWKDGFRAIYCILRYNLFD; via the coding sequence ATGAAAGTTTCCATTGTCATTCCTTGTTATAACGAAAAAAATACGATTCGTAATATTCTGGAAACTGTGAAAAAAGTCCCGATCAAAAATAAGGAAATCATTCTTGTGGACGATTGTTCCAAAGATGGTACGAGGGATTTACTCCAATCTCCCGCTTTTAAAAAGTTGGCTAATCAGATCATCTTTCACGAAGTCAATCAGGGAAAAGGGGCCGCGTTAAGAACTGGTTTTAAGTCAGCGACCGGAGACATCGTTATCGTTCAAGACGCCGACTTAGAATACGATCCGTTTGAAATTCCAGAAGTGATCGATCCGATTTACAAAGGTAAGGCGGACGTCGTTTTTGGAAGTAGATTTTTGGGAGGCCGTCCGCATAGAGTTGTTTATTATTGGCATCGCCTGGGGAATATGGTGTTAACCACTCTTTCCAATATGTTTACCAATATCAATTTAACAGATATGGAAACCTGCTACAAAGCATTTCGTCGAGAAATCATTCAATCGATTGATATTAAGGAAAATCGTTTTGGATTTGAACCCGAAATTACCGCGAAGGTTGCGAAAATTCCGGACATTCGGATTTTTGAAGTGGGTATTTCTTATTACGGTAGAACTTACGCGGAAGGAAAAAAGATCGGTTGGAAAGACGGTTTTCGTGCGATTTATTGCATTTTACGTTATAATCTTTTTGATTGA